The following proteins are co-located in the Phaeodactylum tricornutum CCAP 1055/1 chromosome 2, whole genome shotgun sequence genome:
- a CDS encoding predicted protein, which translates to MPDLSDQAEKGEVQEGPSNSSVSSPASNARKRWFIAVATLLALTGVILAIAIPVSRKNDHEKVSIASDEDSNMDGTVQQTAKATADISGYFNSSFSLFGEDITNGYISPDEFKSDLRNVARFLLDSVVKRNLGSEVNNAAGGDLEVEPGVGVAAEGSNSDMRAPDVGDNVNDFGTNNQEDSVEEGDIIVSNGRHVFAVYGDRVVIWDATTGDMLSDIKMPTFDESLNSTKGSAAATSRSDIDFFYSGPFINDLLLDGDRLVVVVGGYGNAMRAAPGAEQPILYDYNGARIVIYDISALDSTGTITQLFSEDINGSYNSMRAIGSNLHIVTMSGLDTYTHLVAPFERWNYPNVTDEEYIAQVQEAAEGKVITKFVEQLASELTFHGKLPDFARISLMQEEFSGGAHERVTYSDGVANSVVQVFSLDLAQDFSILGIGETPFSVSGAFLAPYYGEVYAANGMLIIASNGWGYNSENGISEDYTYILAMALSGPSSTPHSVGTVKGYFLNKNSIDVVGNVLRIATTIQNRWRWLMPEPLIPIDGDGTDGNGTLSRPAVMPEPVQDEPSTENYIIMLQMPGVDGTDPGTMQELSRLQLGKINEVFTAVRFFDNIAYAVTFERTDPFYVLDLNDPSNPEILAEYNITGFSSYLHSMNTDNSLILAIGEEADGDGMPIGLQITVFDVLDPRNPVAVQRHLIENDPDTYSSTDGAWQFKAVRYEKTSQRLIIPVNINNWNDPTSNYNGFIAYYVSATLIEESCRIEHDAGYDVFIDPIFVDPDSNETAVENETLVGPADTIDVAPSDCVYCASLQPRSMIFNGNVMTSSGHFIRSTDLNTCEQAWKLDIAEGESNCCGAWF; encoded by the exons ATGCCTGATTTGAGTGACCAAGCCGAAAAGGGCGAGGTTCAGGAAGGCCCGAGCAACAGCTCTGTGTCTTCCCCGGCCTCAAACGCGCGCAAACGATGGTTTATCGCAGTCGCCACGCTTTTGGCCCTGACAGGTGTTATTCTCGCCATTGCCATCCCAGTCTCGCGCAAAAACGACCACGAAAAGGTCTCCATTGCATCAGACGAAGACTCGAACATGGATGGAACCGTACAGCAAACTGCGAAGGCAACTGCCGACATAAGTGGATACTTCAACAGctcattttctctttttggTGAAGACATAACGAACGGATACATTTCCCCCGATGAATTTAAATCGGACCTGCGTAACGTCGCACGATTTTTACTAGATAGTGTGGTGAAGCGCAATCTCGGCTCTGAGGTTAACAATGCTGCAGGTGGGGACCTTGAAGTTGAGCCCGGCGTAGGTGTTGCCGCTGAAGGAAGCAACTCAGATATGCGCGCTCCCGATGTCGGAGATAACGTGAACGACTTTGGAACAAACAACCAGGAAGATAGCGTCGAAGAAGGCGACATCATCGTATCCAACGGTAGACACG TGTTTGCAGTATACGGTGATCGCGTCGTGATTTGGGATGCAACCACTGGCGACATGTTGTCTGATATCAAGATGCCCACCTTTGATGAATCTCTAAATAGCACGAAAGGAAGCGCGGCTGCTACATCTCGTTCGGATATCGATTTTTTCTACAGCGGGCCGTTCATCAATGATCTTCTATTAGATGGAGACAGACTCGTGGTAGTAGTCGGTGGATATGGTAATGCTATGCGAGCAGCTCCTGGTGCTGAACAGCCCATTTTATACGACTACAACGGAGCCCGCATAGTGATTTATGACATTTCCGCGCTCGACAGTACTGGAACAATTACTCAGCTCTTCTCAGAAGACATAAACGGAAGTTATAACTCAATGCGAGCCATCGGAAGCAATCTTCACATTGTTACTATGTCGGGATTAGACACATACACTCATTTGGTCGCGCCTTTTGAACGCTGGAACTACCCAAATGTAACTGACGAAGAATACATCGCGCAAGTCCAGGAAGCTGCAGAAGGCAAGGTCATTACAAAGTTCGTCGAGCAACTGGCCAGTGAACTAACCTTTCACGGAAAGCTTCCTGATTTTGCTCGGATTAGTCTCATGCAAGAAGAATTTTCGGGTGGTGCGCATGAGAGGGTAACGTATTCTGACGGTGTAGCGAACTCTGTCGTTCAAGTCTTCTCTCTTGACTTGGCTCAGGATTTTTCAATACTTGGAATTGGGGAGACGCCCTTTAGCGTGTCGGGTGCTTTCCTTGCCCCTTATTATGGCGAAGTTTACGCGGCAAATGGCATGTTGATCATTGCGAGCAATGGATGGGGATACAACAGCGAAAATGGAATTTCTGAGGACTACACGTACATTTTAGCAATGGCTCTCAGCGGCCCTTCTTCGACTCCCCACTCTGTCGGTACCGTGAAAGGATACTTTCTCAATAAGAATTCAATTGATGTTGTCGGTAACGTGCTCCGAATCGCAACAACAATTCAAAACAGGTGGCGTTGGCTGATGCCTGAGCCTCTGATTCCTATCGACGGCGATGGAACGGACGGAAACGGAACCTTGTCTCGGCCGGCCGTCATGCCTGAGCCAGTCCAAGATGAGCCTTCCACTGAAAACTACATTATTATGTTGCAAATGCCGGGTGTAGATGGCACAGACCCAGGTACGATGCAGGAGCTTTCTCGGCTTCAGCTTGGAAAAATTAACGAGGTCTTTACAGCCGTCCGCTTCTTTGACAATATCGCCTATGCCGTGACATTTGAAAGAACGGATCCGTTTTATGTCCTCGACCTAAATGACCCATCCAATCCCGAAATTCTCGCCGAGTACAATATCACCGGCTTCTCTAGTTACTTGCACTCCATGAACACCGATAACAGTCTTATCTTGGCTATTGGAGAGGAGGCCGACGGGGATGGAATGCCCATTGGTCTTCAGATCACAGTCTTTGACGTTCTGGATCCTCGCAATCCAGTTGCTGTCCAACGCCACCTTATTGAGAACGATCCAGATACTTACTCGAGCACTGATGGTGCATGGCAATTCAAAGCCGTTCGATATGAAAAGACATCTCAACGTCTCATTATTCCTGTGAACATCAACAACTGGAATGATCCGACCTCGAACTATAATGGGTTCATTGCATACTATGTCAGTGCTACTTTGATCGAAGAAAGTTGCCGCATTGAGCACGATGCAGGCTACGATGTCTTTATCGATCCTATCTTCGTCGATCCGGATTCCAATGAGACCGCTGTCGAAAACGAAACGCTTGTTGGTCCAGCTGATACTATCGACGTTGCCCCTTCGGATTGTGTTTACTGTGCCTCACTCCAGCCTCGATCAATGATCTTCAACGGAAACGTTATGACAAGCAGTGGCCACTTTATCCGTAGTACAGACTTGAACACATGCGAGCAAGCTTGGAAATTGGATATCGCCGAGGGCGAGTCAAACTGCTGCGGTGCCTGGTTCTAG
- a CDS encoding predicted protein yields MATANFLDILKPPLDDREYVAYTLENGLRVLLCSDESSNEAAVAMDVHVGACSDPAEVPGMAHFNEHMLFLGTKKYPKEDSFEAFLASNGGSSNAYTASEDTVYFFDMAAEANAKFAEGLSRFGAFFTAPLFTEGATGRELNAIESENAKNLQSDTFRIFQIDKSRANPDHPYSKFFTGNKKTLLDDTKAKGLSLREELIKFYNNYYSANQMTLAIVAPQSIEDLKNMVTEAFLDIPNRNVDTPESSWAGIPPFIDESSIPSFKNAIEIVPVQDLRQIMISWPIVYSSEDQRQDDLLNKPTTYIAHLLGHEGPRSLLSYLKSRGWANSVGCANSEELSDFEVFEVVVGLTTQGLAQVDEVVESVYAYINMLRDRKIPNYVFEEVFRLEELQWRFLTKGSPRSYASSLSTAMQKYPPELYVAGPRRLAEALERSRKQAELLADNLTVDNALLTVMSKDFDNKTDRKEKWYGTDYRVRPLSVETLSRWRRGIRAEQIKIDFPRPNPFIPTEQGLRRSFESRMMPVPPPSLLRDDGPDGRWKVYFKADDRFGLPKGYIVFQVVTGEAFASPRSAALSNLFEVSIADKIGEYAYDASLAGLTYDVKIMPRGIRLTFGGYNDKLKRFASYISLKLTTEIRDVLPTSESVFDRYKDQVMRGLSAFDVKQPYFHASYYSQIALQPPRFQYDNTALREAIREVNLSDLIEYVNTLWKSGRGEALIQGNFDQKEAMELVKNIGDVLPFRPIVQEEYPSRLEALPLPAYGPKKLPTKLIVAEPNPDNENSVATVMLQSLGTSEKDHVLIELISSIVQEPFYNELRTKKQLGYIVSSGIRAVGNSRTLSFIVQSSVAPADKLSIEIVKFLNTVEDRFLNKLLKADLAVYVKSLIDRKTEPDKELATEVTRNWAEIASGRFQFDRIQREAAALLDVQKEDLLDFWRRIYTGDNCRVLVTQVVPRQGPASSPVPAKSTGYNDKDPLPEGLVLGIDDLDQFRADRQMST; encoded by the exons ATGGCGACCGCGAACTTTTTGGATATTTTGAAGCCTCCATTGGATGATCGAGAATATGTTGCGTACACATTAGAAAACGGACTTCGCGTCTTGTTGTGCTCGGACGAGTCTTCGAACGAAGCAGCCGTAGCTATGGATGTGCATGTCGGTGCATGCTCCGACCCGGCGGAAGTTCCAGGAATGGCACATTTCAATGAG CACATGCTGTTTCTCGGGACGAAGAAATATCCAAAGGAGGACTCCTTTGAAGCCTTTTTGGCTTCAAACGGTGGTTCTTCTAACGCTTACACGGCAAGCGAGGATACGGTATACTTCTTTGATATGGCAGCGGAAGCCAATGCAAAATTCGCGGAAGGACTGTCTCGCTTCGGTGCTTTCTTTACAGCTCCTTTGTTTACAGAAGGTGCAACGGGTCGAGAACTCAACGCTATTGAAAGCGAGAACGCGAAGAATCTGCAGTCAGATACTTTTCGTATTTTCCAAATCGATAAATCCCGAGCAAATCCAGACCACCCTTACAGCAAATTTTTTACTGGTAACAAAAAAACTTTGTTAGACGATACCAAGGCAAAGGGCCTAAGCCTTCGAGAGGAGCTCATCAAGTTTTACAACAACTACTATTCGGCCAACCAAATGACGTTAGCTATTGTTGCTCCGCAGTCCATCGAAGACCTGAAAAACATGGTTACGGAAGCATTTTTGGATATTCCGAATCGAAATGTTGATACGCCTGAGTCCTCATGGGCCGGCATTCCTCCTTTCATAGACGAGAGTTCGATCCCATCTTTCAAAAACGCGATCGAGATAGTTCCTGTGCAGGATCTTCGACAAATTATGATTTCATGGCCAATTGTGTATAGCTCAGAGGATCAAAGGCAGGATGACTTACTAAATAAGCCGACAACGTACATCGCACATTTACTTGGGCACGAAGGACCCCGCTCTTTGCTTTCCTACCTCAAAAGTAGGGGGTGGGCAAACTCTGTTGGTTGTGCCAACAGCGAGGAACTTTCTGACTTCGAGGTTTTTGAGGTGGTAGTAGGACTTACGACCCAAGGCTTGGCGCAAGTGGATGAGGTGGTAGAGTCAGTGTACGCCTATATCAACATGCTTCGTGACCGCAAGATTCCGAACTATGTGTTTGAGGAAGTCTTTCGGCTTGAAGAACTGCAGTGGCGATTTTTGACAAAGGGAAGCCCTCGGAGTTATGCTTCGTCCCTGTCTACTGCAATGCAAAAGTATCCGCCAGAACTGTACGTTGCTGGACCGAGGCGACTAGC GGAAGCGCTAGAGCGCTCCCGGAAGCAAGCAGAGCTCTTAGCTGACAATCTGACTGTAGATAATGCGCTTCTAACCGTGATGAGCAAAGACTTTGACAACAAAACGGATCGCAAAGAAAAATGGTACGGGACGGACTACCGGGTCCGCCCTCTATCCGTTGAAACCCTCAGCCGATGGAGACGTGGTATACGAGCGGAGCAAATTAAGATCGACTTTCCAAGACCCAATCCGTTTATTCCTACCGAGCAAGGTTTGCGC AGGTCTTTTGAATCCAGAATGATGCCCGTCCCCCCTCCGTCTCTGCTTCGAGATGATGGACCGGACGGTCGATGGAAGGTTTACTTTAAGGCTGATGATCGTTTCGGGTTGCCAAAAGGTTATATTGTCTTTCAGGTAGTCACTGGTGAAGCGTTCGCTTCGCCTAGAAGTGCAGCCTTGTCGAATCTTTTTGAAGTCAGTATTGCGGACAAAATAGGGGAATACGCATACGATG CCAGCCTTGCCGGCTTAACGTACGATGTAAAAATTATGCCAAGAGGAATTCGATTGACTTTTGGGGGCTACAACGACAAACTGAAACGCTTCGCTTCGTACATTTCGTTGAAGCTGACGACCGAAATACGTGATGTTCTTCCGACGAGTGAGAGTGTGTTTGATCGATACAAGGATCAAGTAATGCGGGGATTGTCTGCATTTGATGTCAAGCAACCGTACTTTCATGCGTCTTATTATTCCCAGATTGCTCTTCAGCCGCCTCGGTTTCAGTACGACAATACCGCACTAAGGGAAGCTATTAGAGAAGTAAATTTGAGTGATTTGATTGAATACGTCAACACTCTTTGGAAGTCGGGCCGCGGCGAGGCTCTTATACAAGGAAATTTTGATCAAAAAGAAGCCATGGAACTCGTCAAAAACATTGGTGATGTCTTGCCGTTTCGACCGATTGTCCAGGAGGAATACCCTTCACGCCTGGAGGCACTGCCTTTGCCTGCTTACGGCCCAAAGAAGCTGCCAACCAAGCTAATCGTTGCCGAGCCAAACCCTGACAACGAAAACTCTGTTGCCACAGTAATGCTACAAAGTCTCGGCACGTCAGAGAAGGATCACGTACTGATCGAATTGATCAGCTCCATTGTGCAGGAGCCGTTTTACAACGAACTCCGTACAAAAAAGCAGCTCGGCTACATTGTATCGTCAGGAATTCGTGCCGTGGGTAACAGCCGAACGCTCTCATTCATAGTCCAGTCCAGCGTGGCGCCGGCAGACAAGTTGTCCATCGAAATTGTCAAGTTCTTGAATACAGTGGAAGATCGTTTTCTCAACAAGCTCCTTAAAGCTGACCTCGCCGTGTACGTCAAAAGCCTGATTGATCGCAAAACGGAACCCGACAAGGAACTCGCTACAGAAGTGACTCGCAATTGGGCGGAGATTGCGAGCGGACGATTTCAGTTTGATCGCATCCAAAGGGAAGCTGCCGCGCTGCTCGATGTACAAAAGGAGGATTTGCTAGATTTTTGGAGACGAATTTATACCGGGGACAATTGCCGTGTATTGGTGACACAGGTAGTTCCTCGCCAAGGGCCAGCGTCTTCGCCCGTCCCAGCCAAGAGCACGGGATACAATGACAAGGATCCGCTACCCGAAGGACTAGTCCTCGGGATTGACGACTTGGATCAATTCCGCGCCGATAGGCAGATGTCAACTTAA
- a CDS encoding predicted protein, whose translation MGKSIRSKIKRKHRAEFRATIGTEAHNEVMAKVQKNLQSCMQRQTLNSLDKLSSQLTTDITDIEAPAAAAAIDAAETTRAVPSLLLSKGENQAPVGKKSRRRKHGLQSAAEKGKTKTTRPKPRYFCEF comes from the exons ATGGGAAAATCGATCCGTTCCAAAATCAAGAGAAAACACCGTGCCGAGTTTCGTGCAACCATCGGAACA GAAGCTCACAACGAAGTCATGGCCAAGGTACAAAAGAATCTGCAAAGTTGTATGCAGCGACAAACGTTAAATTCCTTGGACAAGCTTTCGTCGCAGCTCACAACGGATATTACCGACATTGAAGCTCctgccgccgcggcggctaTTGACGCTGCCGAGACGACACGCGCCGTACCGAGTCTACTCCTGTCCAAGGGTGAGAATCAGGCACCCGTCGGCAAAAAATCGCGACGACGCAAACACGGTTTGCAGTCGGCAGCCGAGAAGGGAAAAACAAAGACCACCCGGCCCAAACCGCGGTACTTTTGTGAattttaa
- a CDS encoding predicted protein, with protein MSSSYAVLALLSLAGFGAQHPTCAEAFSVGAPQSICKSPTECRRYSARTLVLPLLDNRHTQSALSILSAKSQQLVDERWYPQSVRDDDRPDDDNDENDRIAQLEADSVELAATLIRNRLEGQTHDRNLASKTVQSAVRGRFIDLACSLQGEQALENLFGNPTVNDFDLDVVRGTVMTLQSLIIMATQTGVKGDPMQLQRMVSHLDARADPTILERDLYTWDRDSVRRLKYRLNRIPAVQLLAALQWKRSNQGAFDLLVQLGAWDFHEDLALIRSGFPLRFHEAEMEAAARAAEVQRDPDSLLGIRRDLRDLKVYTIDGESTTEIDDGLSIEIIRQPDGTERQAIWIHIADADRWAPRNSTLFHAARTRYTSLYLPRGSCPMFPPQVSDNVMSLIAGQDACALSLRVMLNEDGSIDASTLIVTPSLIHVDYRLTYNDVDEMLAEGIGYREEWELGALLGIANARRDCRIRNGSSEGWIPNPIPYATISTKNDVGATDGVAIELEIQVSHNAGKNYSAEDALDESKSPINVLPVSAAYLMVTEAMILAGESLGRWQSRLEEEEKSINGSHGAFQNYLRLPFRTQPKPDWASRAREKKIMMDLLEYNIGNGLCHAWYARRFLQSVRVTETRLPHFGLGLDSYIQWTSPIRRFSDLQAHSAVKRFLRRKRVHQLLHQGSPIPEGIQSSDLGWPGDALEDKENLINLSRDDVDQDINFLESVGLMGAAKVVQRQSQQFWLFEHIRRLHEVDPDIKFNAVVLGCIDPEKRQFAIYVHELGLEHRYTAPGQGRLNQGTEMILKVDSVSPRYGLLSFVWQV; from the coding sequence ATGTCGTCTAGTTATGCAGTCCTCGCTCTCTTAAGTTTGGCGGGTTTTGGCGCGCAACATCCAACATGTGCCGAGGCCTTTTCGGTAGGCGCTCCACAAAGTATCTGCAAATCTCCGACGGAATGCCGGCGTTACAGCGCCCGAACCTTGGTATTGCCACTCCTCGATAATCGCCATACACAGAGCGCCCTTTCTATCTTGTCCGCGAAATCACAGCAGTTGGTCGACGAACGGTGGTATCCCCAATCGGTCCGAGACGACGATAGGCCTGacgatgacaatgacgaaaACGACCGAATTGCCCAGCTAGAAGCCGACTCGGTAGAGCTTGCGGCAACACTGATACGGAATCGATTGGAAGGACAAACACACGATAGGAACCTGGCATCCAAAACGGTTCAGAGTGCCGTCCGGGGTCGTTTCATTGACTTGGCCTGCTCTTTGCAGGGAGAGCAAGCTTTGGAAAACTTGTTCGGCAACCCAACGGTGAATGACTTCGACTTGGACGTGGTTCGCGGTACAGTCATGACTCTTCAAAGTTTGATCATTATGGCGACGCAAACAGGTGTGAAAGGTGATCCGATGCAGTTGCAACGCATGGTCTCGCACCTGGATGCTCGTGCGGATCCGACCATTTTGGAGCGCGATCTTTACACTTGGGATCGGGACAGTGTGCGACGCTTAAAATATAGGCTGAATCGTATTCCAGCTGTACAGCTTCTAGCAGCATTGCAATGGAAACGATCCAATCAAGGAGCATTTGATTTGCTGGTACAGTTGGGAGCTTGGGATTTCCACGAAGATTTAGCGCTGATTCGTAGTGGCTTTCCTTTGCGCTTTCACGAAGCGGAGATGGAGGCGGCAGCTAGGGCTGCCGAAGTCCAACGCGACCCCGATTCTTTGTTAGGGATCCGTCGAGACTTACGAGACCTGAAGGTGTACACGATTGATGGCGAATCGACAACCGAAATCGACGATGGCCTTTCCATAGAAATCATACGGCAGCCGGACGGTACGGAACGACAGGCTATATGGATTCACATTGCGGATGCGGATCGCTGGGCGCCGCGGAATTCAACCCTTTTTCACGCTGCCCGCACGCGTTACACGTCGTTGTACCTACCACGCGGTTCGTGTCCCATGTTCCCTCCGCAAGTCAGCGACAACGTCATGTCGCTGATTGCTGGGCAAGATGCATGCGCTTTGTCGTTACGTGTAATGTTAAACGAAGATGGATCAATCGACGCCTCGACACTAATAGTGACGCCGTCTTTGATCCACGTTGACTATCGTTTAACCTACAACGACGTGGATGAGATGCTCGCCGAGGGAATCGGCTATCGCGAAGAGTGGGAACTGGGGGCATTGCTCGGAATCGCCAACGCACGTAGAGATTGTCGTATCCGAAACGGATCTTCGGAGGGATGGATACCTAATCCCATTCCATATGCAACTATTTCAACCAAAAATGACGTCGGAGCAACGGATGGCGTTGCTATTGAATTGGAAATTCAAGTTTCTCACAACGCGGGGAAGAATTATTCAGCCGAAGACGCCTTGGATGAATCCAAATCTCCAATAAATGTATTACCAGTATCGGCAGCATATTTAATGGTAACCGAAGCAATGATTCTTGCCGGAGAGTCTTTGGGGCGATGGCAAAGTCGgttggaagaggaagaaaagtcGATCAACGGGTCGCATGGTGCCTTCCAAAATTACCTAAGGTTGCCCTTTCGCACGCAACCTAAACCAGATTGGGCATCTCGCGCGcgagaaaagaaaatcatgATGGATCTTCTTGAGTACAATATTGGTAATGGTCTGTGCCACGCTTGGTACGCGAGACGTTTTCTGCAGTCTGTCCGAGTTACCGAAACGCGGTTACCCCATTTTGGTCTGGGTTTGGATTCCTATATCCAATGGACTAGTCCAATTCGTCGTTTCTCAGATCTGCAGGCTCATTCAGCAGTCAAACGCTTTCTTCGACGGAAACGAGTTCATCAGCTACTGCATCAAGGATCTcctatcccagagggaatcCAATCGTCAGATCTTGGATGGCCGGGAGATGCattggaagacaaagaaaacttGATCAATCTTTCGAGAGATGATGTTGATCAGGATAtcaactttttggaaagtgttGGTTTGATGGGAGCTGCTAAAGTGGTGCAACGACAATCTCAGCAGTTTTGGCTCTTCGAACACATCCGTAGGCTTCACGAAGTTGACCCTGATATTAAATTCAATGCCGTCGTTCTAGGATGTATCGATCCCGAGAAGCGGCAATTTGCGATATACGTTCACGAATTGGGCCTAGAGCATCGATATACGGCTCCGGGTCAAGGTCGTCTGAACCAAGGAACAGAGATGATTCTAAAGGTTGATAGTGTCAGTCCAAGATACGGGCTCTTGTCGTTTGTCTGGCAGGTTTGA
- a CDS encoding predicted protein: MKIGFSLTPGGLLLPYHLEALDALKYNGLLRAETPIAGSSAGAIATACHGCQLDSKLILDATIEMSDTCASMGGARGRLLPLLRDRLSQYIGDEQLSNVQQREGAMGIAYREIFPTNQSFLQTEFATTEELMDAVCHSSMFPFFSTNWPVAVDTSRRIPRLMVDGFFTVSRDRFGAPDFAMGGIDVDRTVAISVFPKDAIGMAAFTSKDCISPTYSGDSAQLENLVRLATKPSSGKELTALYESGFQDAERWCRHQTGQAAEQSKSIHLSEKS, from the coding sequence ATGAAGATTGGTTTCTCGCTTACGCCCGGAGGTTTACTGCTACCCTATCACCTTGAAGCGCTGGACGCACTCAAATACAATGGACTTTTACGAGCGGAAACCCCGATCGCTGGCTCATCAGCAGGCGCGATTGCTACTGCTTGTCACGGCTGCCAACTCGATTCCAAGTTGATACTCGACGCAACGATTGAAATGTCCGACACGTGTGCTAGTATGGGAGGAGCACGAGGACGGCTTCTTCCGTTGCTACGGGATAGACTAAGTCAGTATATTGGGGACGAGCAACTCTCCAATGTGCAACAGCGTGAGGGGGCGATGGGGATTGCCTACCGCGAGATCTTTCCAACCAACCAATCGTTTCTACAAACTGAATTTGCCACAACTGAAGAATTGATGGACGCGGTATGTCACTCGTCCATGTttcctttcttttccacgAACTGGCCGGTGGCCGTGGATACTTCGCGTCGAATTCCAAGACTAATGGTGGACGGTTTTTTTACCGTTTCCCGGGACCGCTTCGGTGCGCCAGACTTTGCCATGGGAGGCATTGACGTAGATCGAACCGTTGCGATTTCAGTGTTTCCCAAAGACGCCATTGGAATGGCAGCTTTTACATCGAAAGATTGCATCAGCCCGACTTACTCGGGAGATTCCGCCCAATTGGAAAACCTGGTACGCCTAGCGACGAAACCTTCGTCTGGAAAGGAATTGACGGCCCTTTACGAATCTGGCTTTCAAGACGCAGAACGTTGGTGTCGACACCAAACAGGCCAGGCTGCAGAACAATCAAAATCTATTCATCTTTCTGAGAAGTCATGA